In the genome of Macrobrachium rosenbergii isolate ZJJX-2024 chromosome 53, ASM4041242v1, whole genome shotgun sequence, the window tctctctctctcaatccgttATCCTGAAcaatttccctttccctctctcactACACCTCGCTCTCCAATCTTACCAAAAGCCTTccgtccactctctctctctctctctctctctctctctctctctctctctctctctcaatccgttATCCTGAAcaatttccctttcctctctcactACACCTCGCTCTCCAATCTTACCAAaatctctctcgtctctctctctctctctctctctctctctctctctctctctctctctctctctcaatctgttaTCCTGAAcaatttccctttccctctctcaaTACAGTTCTCCAATCTTACAAAaagtcctctctcctctctctctctctctctctctctctctctctctctctctctctcctaactccAGTATGCTGAATAATTCCCCTTTCCCTCTCACTACATCTCGCTTTCCAATCTTACCAAAAGCCttccatccactctctctctctctctctctctctctctctctctctctctctctctctctctctctctctctctctcaatctgttaTCCTGAAcaatttccctttccctctctcaaTACATCTCGTTCTCCAATCTTACCAAAAGCCTtccgtcctttctctctctctctctctctctctctctctctctctctctctctctctaactccagTATGCTGAATAATTCCCTTTCCTCTCACTACATCTCGCTTTCCAATCTTACAAAAGCCTTCCatccactcactctctctctctctctctctctctctctctctctctctctctcctaactccAGTATTCTGAAtactttccctttccctctcactACATCTCGCTTTCCAATCTTACcaaaagccctctctctctctctctctctctctctctctctctctctctctctctctctctctctctctctcctaactccAGTATGCTGAATAATTCCCTTCCTCTCACTACATCTCGCTTTCCAATCTtaccaaaagctctctctctctctctctctctctctctctctctctctctctctctctctcctaactccAGTATGCTGAATAATTCCTTCCCTCTCACTACATCTGCTTTCCAATCTTACcaaaagccctctctctctctctctctctctctctctcctctctgctctctctctctctctctctcttccctaactcACTACATTCTTTCTCCTACATCTCGCTTTCCAATCTTACCAAAAGCCttccatccactctctctctctctctctctctctctctctctctctcctaactccAGTATGCTGAATAATTCCCCTTTCCCTCTCACTACATCTCGTCCAATCTTACCAAAagccatccatctctctctctctctctctctctctctctctctctctctctctctctctctctctctctgtctcatctaCGGGCGCAGCAGCAGCCTCCATTAAAGAGGTTTAGGCGTTTCCTTTGGCCCGTCTCTCCCATCCTGGTCTGCTTGTATTACTCTTTTGTGGCGTTCACGGTGGCCGCTTCCCTCCTCGTTCTCCCTTCCCAAGGTGACAATTCCAGGAGATGGGGGACGCAAAGTGGGTTCCTCACGCCTTGTTTTCGGCGCTCTTGACGAGGAGGACATGATGTGAcgggaaaatggaaataaaaataaaagagggtgagaggggatgggggggggCGACCATAAAGacgtaatgatataaaaaaaaagggcatatACTCATTTGTTGGGCTCTAGTTAGAAgacatgacataaaaaaaaataaataaaatatatatatatatatatatatatatatatatatatatatatatatatatatatatatactcatttgttGGCTCTAGTTAGAAGagatgacataaaaaatatatactcattTGCTGGGCTCTAGTTAGAAGagatgacataaaaaatatatactcattTGTTGGGCTCTAGTCAGAAgacatgacataaaaaaaaccatatactCATTTGTTGGGCTCTAGTCAGAAgacatgacataaaaaaaaccatatactCATTTGTTGGGCTCTAGTTAGAAGACATGGCATAAAAAAAGCCATATACTCATTTGTTGGGCTCTAGTTAGAAgacatgacataaaaaaaaacatatactcaTTTGTTGGGCTCTAGTTAGAAgacatgacataaaaaaatatatgtatactcattTGTTGGGCTCTAGTTAGGAGAcatgacataaaaaaacaatatactcATTTGTTGGGCTCTAGTTAGGAGAcatgacataaaaaaacaatatactcATTTGTTGGGCTCTAGTTAGAAgacatgacataaaaaaaacatatactcaTTTGTTGGGCTCTAGTTAGAAGACatggatgaataaatatataattcagaataGATACACATTGCATAAAAAATAGACCTTCTTATGTTCGACACCGAATGGAAGGCACTCAGGcacaagaaacaaaaacatgaTAAGTAAAAACTTAATGACATAAAAACCCACTCCATTATTTGCAGGGCTCTGGTTAGGGGACatggaaaaaaacatataattcataataaaaacattatagaaAATCAGTCATTCTTCTGTTAAACACTGactggaatgtatgaaggaaccCATGCACAGAAAAAACATGATGACAAGTCAAAACttaattacataaaaacacactTCCTCACTTTTTGGGCTCTTCTTAGGGGACATGgaaaaaatatctgtaatttaTGTTAGatatattgtagaaaaaaatCCCTCTCATATTTAACACTGACCGGAAGGCATGAAGGCACTCATGcacaaaaacattcaaaaacaaaaacatgatgACGAGTAAAGACTTCGTCCCTGCAGACATGATGACACAACCTTTCATCACCAACAGAGATATATTGCAGAAAAATCAATCCTTATGTTCAACACTAACTGGAAGGCTTGAAGACAATCATGCAAAAAAAACAATCGAAAGAAAAAACATTACGATGACAAGTAAAAACTTCGTCTCTTCAAAACCGACGAGAAGACATGATGACACAATCTGTCCTCCccttactcaaaaaaaaaagtaataacacgctcccagcaaaaaaaaaaaaaaaaaaaaaaaaactcgtctgtTTGACGATGACAGGAAGATATCATAAAAAGATTAGGGGAGCCAACTGGCCTTTGTCGGGGAATAAAGGCAAATAAGAGTACACTCTGAATGACAGATGGTGTGGCTAATCTTGGATGCTGACACAGCGGGGTGAGAGACAAGATGGTTAGGTCTTTCTTCCCTGTTATCTCAtcctttcgttttgttttttgtcacgtttcttttgtgaattttgtcgtttcaattttagttttgtagGATTGAATTCCTACTTCATATCTGAATCGAACCAAGAGCTCTCTAGTAACTTATAGTGTTAGGTAgaaatttctttaccatttttagttttctgtcaaaggaaactattgtgccggctttgtctgtccgtccgccctcagctcttaaaaactactgaggctagagggctgcacggGGTTAATACATGGTTTtagatattatgtaatatatatatatatatatatatatatatatatatatatatatatatatatatatatatatatatatatatatatatatatattcatccaagTGGTTATGACGCTCTCTTCACCAGCGAGAGGTTTGGGTTCGAAATGTGAAAGTTAAGTGTGTTTCCATACAAGCCCAACATGCTTCAATTGCCATAAGCCATGAATTATATGCCTGTGAGTTCATGGACTTCACTGAGTAGCAAAAAGAAGCATCTTTGGTTTTCGCTGCTCCTAAAAGAGAGGTGAATTTCCCTGGCCAATCTTTcagtcagaaaataaaaataagacgtaCACGCATTTGAAAACttgcttttaaaatcatattacatTCAAGGCCTTTCCatctaaaaaaaagttattttttcataattggcGTTTCTTAAAAAGCACttgttttaagaaaaattcatatttaaaaaaatatcaattcttTGGCATATTGAACCTTTCGTGACTTTCCTTCAGTAGTTATGACAAGAGTTAGTAAACAAATTCTTTGTCGTATTGAACCTTTCGTCACTTTCCTTCAGTAATTATGACAGGAGTTAGTAAACACGTCCCTGAAATATGATGCCTTCGGGGAACTTCCTGAATTTACATGAAGCTTCTCACAGCGTCAAGCCCTGTGCCCTCATAAACAATTTTTCTTGCGGTACTAAACTACGAATATGATCTTGTGGCAAACTGAATAATATTATACCAGGTTATGTAACGAGTTCTTCGTGAAGGAAGAAAACgtttcatgtttttaaatttgAGTTGCATTGTTTGTTATTTGTCTGTGTTCATGAGGGCAATTTCTTGGTGCCTTTTTGTCTGTTAAAGAAGTTGTTTGGCATGATAGACTTTcccgctctgtctctctctcgttgctaTTTGTTTAACGCTTTCTCCGATCTTTGTTGCCCTTTTGTGTAACGTTTTCTCAGATCTTTGTACTCAGTTGTGTAAAGTTTCCTCAGACCACTCTTGCCTTTTTGTGTAAGGTTTCCTCAGATCTTTGTCGATATTTGTGTAACGTTTTCTCAGATCCTCGATGCCATTTGTGTAACGTTTTCTCAGATCCACGATGTCATTTGTGTATTGTTTTCTCATATCCTCGTTGCCTTTTGTGTAACGTTTTCTCACATCTTTGTACTCATTTGTGTAAAGTTTCCTCAGACCTATGTTGCCCTTTTGCGTAAGGTTTTCTCAGATCCTCGTTGTCATTTGTGTAACGTTTTCTCAGATCCTCGTTGTCATTTGTGAAACGCTTTCTCAGATCCATGTTGCCATTTGTGTAACTTTTTTCAGATATTCGTTGCCATTTGTGTAACGTTTTCTCAGATACGCGTTGCCATTTTTGTAACGGTTTTTTCAGACCTTTGTTGCTATTTGTGTAACGTTTTCTCAGATATTCGTTGCCATTTGTGTAACGTTTTCAGATACGCGTTGCCATTTTGTAACGTTTTTTCAGACTTTTGTTGCTATTTGTGTAACGTTTTGTCAGGTATTCGTTGCCATTTGTGTAACGTTTTCTCAGATACGCGTTGCCATTTTTGTAACGTTTTTTTCAGACTTTTGTTGCTATTTGTGTAACGTTTTGTCAGGTATTCGTTGCCATTTGTGTAACGTTTTCTCAGATACGCGTTGCCATTTTTGTAACGTTTTTTTCAGACTTTTGTTGCTATTTGTGTAACGTTTTGTCAGGTATTCGTTGCCATTTGTGTAACGTTTTTCAGATACGCGTTGCCATTTTGTAACGTTTTTTCAGACTTTTGTTGCTATTTGTGTAACGTTTTGTCAGGTATTCGTTGCCATTTGTGTAACGTTTTcacagatttttgtttttctttgtgtaacGTTTTCTCAGATATTCGgtgccttttttacttttttattctacTTTGTTTCAGGGCAATTGACACTCTCTGATCGTCGTGGTTGACATTTTCATGACCGTTTTCTCGGACGTCCGTTGTTTTCATTCGCTAAACGTTCTCTTGGATAGACCTAGTTGCCATTCGCTTAACGTTTTCTCCTGATTCCTTAATTGCCGCTTGTTTAAAGTTTTCTTGGATCTGCTATTGCCATTTACTTGACGTTTTCTGAGATATCCCTTGTTATTATTGATTTAGCGTTTACCTGGACTTCCTGTAATAACATTTTCTTAACGTTTTTATCGCATCTCTCAAGATAAGTGTAAGATTAAAGGCTGATGGAAATTAGGTTTAGCTGTTAGTATATGGCGAAGAGTTAAGAATATTCAGGAACAGTATCAACATTCTTGTTATATTTCAGctattcttaaaaataacattaGGTACATTGTTGTAGATCCTGCCTTATTtaatgttgtttataattttatcatgttgTTACCCTTACTttaaacactcacacatacatgcatacatttgtaCGTAcgcatacgtgcatacatatgtacgtacataaAGGCAATTGCTTTATTTAACGTACATACAGGCAATTGCTTTATTTAACGTACATAAAGgcaattactttatttatatattcatcgcgttccatattttcgtgactcagttgtacatgtatacgtacatacatctctctctctctctctctctctctctctctctctctacacacacacacacacacacacacacacacacacacacacacacacacacatatttgtataaatatggagagagagagagagagagagagagagagagagagagagagagagagagagagagagagagagaaccataaaaaaatttgggCCTGCTCAAGgtcatatatatactcacaatcGCAATCATGCATTTTATTATCAATAACTAAAGACCCGTATTAAAGAACATAATATTCAGGTTCTTCAAGTGGTGTACACGATTTATTGCTGCGATGTAAAAGGTTTTTCTTGCAATAAATTTTCTGCGCTATTAAAGATTAATTTTAACAATTTGCGTAACTTTAAGAAGTTACATGTAGTTCTTTCCTTTATGTCAATGCCATCTATTTTATTTAACAGCAAAATCAGTGACGGCTCATCCATAGATCTTACTCTGCTGTTATGTCATTGGTCTGAGTAACAATGGTGAATTAAGCTCTTGACAGTATGCAAATACActttattttagtattaaattttttcttctttgagacATCGGTCATCTAAGTGAGGGTCTTTATTCTTACGCTATTTATTAGGTGATCTGTAAATCTTAATTTAAGGTTCATTAGACAAGTTTCATAATACGTGTTcagttccatttcattttatggaTTCTACAGGAAAATGGCTTTGAAAAATGGGGAAGTTTGGAGGTCATTGTCCAAAACTATTCTGAAgtcgatcatatatatatatatatatatatatatatatatatatatatatatatatatatatatatatatatatatcatatatatatatatacatatatatatatatatatatatatatatacatatatatgtatatatatatttgttgattacacacacacgtttatatgaTTCgcgtttatatgtttattttcctctttgttttctctttttccatgaGGGAATTCTTATCTTTTAACAATCTGCAATAAAAGTCCCTTCAGGCCTGATCCATATGAATTTTACTTGGTTTGAATAGCATTAATGAATGGCAACCTAGTCAAAAGAGTGCGCTATTCATAAAGTACGATGACCTACCGGACTTCACAAGTGCtgttcaatatacttttttttagcgtattttaaaagcaaaaaacgacaaaaaactgaattatttttatatattagttatcGCTAATTATAAGACTAGACCTAGTTTTCGTAGGAACAAATCCTaacaaagaaagtttttaaaCTTTGACCTCACATCATGATCGTATCCAGGACTCTCAAGTGAAAGGCTTAGGCGTTGTTACCAACAAGTGATTATGCGTCGACATCCATTGGAACTTTTACGCAGtttacaatagagagagagagagagagaaagagagagagagagagagagagaattcgaaaagAAAAACCCTAACCCTTCGGTCGAAATGTTAGAGGAAGGGTATAGGCTGAAATAGTCTCTGCCTCCTTTACTTCTTTTACCTCTCCGTCTTCCTCTAGctcctcctttcccttctttACCTCTTTTACCTCTCCTTCTTCGTCTAGCACATCCTTTACCCCTATTACCTCTTttacctctccttcttcctctagCAGCGCCTTTACCTCTTttacctctccttcttcctttagCACCTCCTTTACCGCCTTTACCTCTTttacctctccttcttcctttagCTCCTCCTTTACCTCTTttacctctccttcttcctctagCACCTCCTTTACCTCTTttacctctccttcttcctctagCACCTCCTTTACCTATTTTACCTCTCTTCTTCTAGCACCTCCTGTACCTTCTTTACGCCTCCTTCTTCCCCTAGAACCGCCCTTTACCTCTTttacctctccttcttcctctagCTCCTCCTTTGCCTTCTTTACCTCTTttacctctccttcttcctctagCACATCCTTTACCTCCTTTACCTCTGttacctctccttcttccttctagAACCTCTTTTACCCCCTTTACCTCTTttacctctccttcttcctctagcacatcctttacctccttttacctctccttcttccttctagAACCTCTTTTACCCCCTTTACCTCTTttacctctccttcttcctctagCACATCCTTTACCTCCTTTACCTCTCCTTCCTTTAGAACCTCTTTTACCTCCTTTACCTCTTttacctctccttcttcctccagcATTCCCAAAAGAGAGCGACGGTTTAATAGATTCTCCTTTTACGACCCCAGGGAACGAGACAGCTCTGTTctctcaccctttttttttttcctcgttcgCAGTTCGTTCCCCCGGGAGGTTCGAGTTCTGCGACGCCTGTGGCCACCAGCAATCATAttacctctctcttttttcacgGAATATCTGTTGGCCGGAAATGCCTCGGCCGGATCTCCTCggagaaaatagatgaaaaaaaaaggagacttcTCAACGCCTATTCTCATGAGCGTAAATGCTCCGTGTTTGGTTCTTCTTTCCAAAAAGACAGCGATTTATTGATTCAGTGGAAAgtaagcgtctctctctctctctctctctctctctctctctctctctctctctctctctgtgagagagaggCTAAGTCCCACATTCGTGTATTCAATTAAAGATGGATCAGACTCGTACATTTAACTGAATCAATGAACCCCCTTCTTTATAATGCATTTTCACTGGTGATTATAGGCGTTGAtaagaatctttatttttatttatatttttctttttcgaaggAGATCCATCCGAGGCTTTTACGGCCAACAGATATTCCGTGAAAAAAGAGAGGAGTAATATGATTGCTGGTGGCCACCGGCGTCCTAGAACTCGAACCTCCCGGGGGAACGAACCGAGAGCAGGAAAAAAGGTGAGAGAACGGAGCTGTCTCGTTCCCTGGGGTCGTAAAAGGAGAATCTATTAAACGACGGTGTCTTTTGGGAAggctggagaaagaaagaagaaggaagagtaaGATAGGAAGAGCCTGAAGAAGGGGCAAACGAGATAGAGACTTTTTCAGCCTATGCCCTTCCTTTAACATTTCGAACGGaggtttatggttttttttttattcgaattcgCTCGCCATTTTGAGAATTGTTGTGAAGGTCCGTTAACCTTTTATTGGAAATCGACGCACGATTATGTATTGGTAGTAGCGCCTTTGTATGCGTTGGTTTTCTAtggccaacatatatatatatatatatatatatatatatatatatatatatatatatatatatatatatatattatatatatatatatatatatatatataatatatatgtatatgtatatgtatatatataatatatatatattatgtatatatgtgtgtgtgtgtgtgtatacaaatgtatgtataatacatacatatatatatatatatatatatatatatatatatatactgtatatatatatatatatatatatatatatatatatatatatatatatatatatatatatttacatatacatatacatatagatataatatacgtTGTTATCAGAATTAAACCGTGACAGGAACTGGCCGTATGAAAACACGTCAGACATTACCACGTTCTTAATCTTAACCGCCAAATTGTGGATGTACCCCTGTGCGGAGAACTTCCACGACATCAGCTGTTTCATTCACGTACACAAAAGGTTCATCAGTGGTGCAATGAAGCCCCCATATAAACTGCGGCATTTATATCTGCCTTATTCGGACTCTCAcgcttcctgaatattaaggcttttcctttccagtaccttttTTTGCGCCATCTGTCCATCTTTACAGGTCTTGCTCTCCTCTGAACTATACGCTTATTTCACAGACTTTTCCCTTCcagtctttccacatgaccaggcCATCTCAGAATATGCTGATTGTATCCTTTTGCCTGCAATAACCTTTGTACCACTTCTTCTGTGTGTTTTCACATTTCATAGTCCTTTAATTGTTCGCACTTTACATATACTGTGCAGACAGTTcatctttcattcttatttaacATTAACACTTCGCTGCActgaaggagagttggctcaacatacaagtagatagatggatagacagacagataggtagacaggcagactgacaggcagacagactCATGTATCACAGTCAGTGCCTCAAATTCTTggccattcattcattcttacGCTTTTGTAGAGATATCTACAGTCATGTAGACGAAGAACGAACATAAAATTATCTGTCCAAATCGAGCAAcattgaagagaaagagaaggcgaggaagcagagaagagagagagagagagagagagagagagagagagagagagagagagagagagaggcgagggaAACTTGGGGTTTAATGGAATGTCGAAGAGAATGTAAGCAGGAATATCAAGAGGGAAAAGAAGCTCTTCCAGGGGAAAAGTGAAAGGGCAGCGACGAGTCATTGGACAAATGGATCCGGAGATagagagatgaatgaaaatttagATCCGGGTCGACAGAGTGCGTTGAATATCTCGGAGGAGGCTGAAAAGCAGAGAGATACGAAGAGGTGGCGCGACAGTAGACCGGGAAAATGTTAATTTGGAAATGGTAGCTGAAGTTGGGTTCGGTTAATAAGATCACTGCGCATTGCGGGTGTGTTGTGTCCctgtagatgaaaaaaaaaattttttttgactgaagaaaagatggacaaaaatttaactgaaaaactggaaaaaaagttgggaaaaaaattttactgaaagaaaagttCTGATAAAATGCATATAGGAAATAGCTTTCTGTGCTTGGTATGATTTTCATATCATTACCAGACCCTGAATTTATTGGTTGCCAAGATGTGTTCAAGAAGCGTGAATGTGAAGAATCCTTCAAgcataaatatatctaaatatatatatatatatatatatatatatatatatatatatatatatatatatatatatatatatatatatatatatatatatatatatatatatatatatatatatatatatatagcttttccGAAACTGGGTGAACGCAACTGTTGCTCTAACGTTCCTACTTTACCCGGAAGGACAGTTGTATAATTACTCGCAGAGATTAGTAAATGCATAGAATACTGAGCACTTGCGAATGCATAGAGTTATCCATACATACGTAAAGTCTAtgtatgcatcatatatataaaacacgctGATGTCTTTGTGTCTTTCAAGTATGCATGTTTATAAGAAATTACTAGGTATTTAAACTAAATTCTTATATAAACGTTTCCCTTACATCCTTTTTAATCTAATCATGAGTGCACTCCAGTCTTGTTCACTCGAATCAGGTGTGAATTA includes:
- the LOC136834053 gene encoding uncharacterized protein, translating into MVWLILDADTAGSSFPFFTSFTSPSSSSTSFTPITSFTSPSSSSSAFTSFTSPSSFSTSFTAFTSFTSPSSFSSSFTSFTSPSSSSTSFTSFTSPSSSSTSFTYFTSLLLAPPVPSLRLLLPLEPPFTSFTSPSSSSSSFAFFTSFTSPSSSSTSFTSFTSVTSPSSF